DNA from Asterias amurensis chromosome 7, ASM3211899v1:
CGTAAAAGtttggaaggtagtgcattctgctctatcagccaggctcctagtggatgatacacaTTCCTACATCTTTACACACTGTcaaggggataaccctgtttcagctgaTGGGGTAGGCGGCAACAtgtccctggtgacagttgaagAGGTCGTCCAGCCTTGTGAAAAAGGTCTGCATCAATTTGAGATGCCATGAATATTCAGCTTGTTATCCTTACCCTCTCTTGAAATGACTGTTTTTCCTTTTGAACATTTTTCCATCTGCAGAATAAAGGTTTGGGATCTAGCAACACAAGCGTCTGTATTGACTCTGAGAGCGCATACATCCAAAGTGGAATGCATCACGTGCAGCCCTAATGAACTAGAAGTGTTTCTTTCATGTTCACAGGTTGGTATTGATTATACAAATGGAGCACATGGAATGCTTATCTCAGAGAAATATAGTACATATAATGCTTAGCTCATGGGAATAGGGCACACAAAGTACATGCCATGCAATAAGAGCACACAGAACGCTTAGGTCATGGAAATAGAACACGTAGAGTGGTTACCTCATAGATATAGAGCACATAGAGTGGTTAGCTCATAGAAATAGACCACATCAGAAAtagatttggggttgaacaaagaacaataatTGATtagaccaggatttgaaccaacaacctccggataaACGCAcggatgctctaccaactgagctatatgACCCCatattggtggtctccctattttgtcaatatctttgtttggggatGCCACTCACAAGCCATACAACCTTTGACTGCCACGTAGCCAGGGAttacacccaaattacgatacaacctgggaagcggcagcctgGGGATTACCTTtataaggggatgcaactttttatttcagatattaAATAACTAACCACAATGAATAGATATCGAATACATCAAATGTTTAGCTTATATAATGCAAACCCAGCACATTTCTTGGGAAAGATAAAGAGCTTTCAGTGTTGAAGGATTCAATGTAAACTTGATTGATTAGTtatctttttttgtgtgtgatctACAGGATGGTTCCGTTTTACTGTGGGACTTGAGGAAACCTAAACCAGCCAGAAAGCTGAGCCGACCCTCTGGAACATCTCTGCCAACATGTACTGCCTGGAAGCCTGGAGAAACACACGTATTTGCCGTAGGTAAGGGACAACACAGTTAAAACTATCTCTCAAACAGTAACCAAAGAGAAGCACAAGGAGTTCATAACTGCATCACTCTTGCAATCTGTGCTAGACCAATTTTATTGGTTGGCTATAAATTCAATTTAGTCTACCAAGGGGTGAGCGGTTCAACAAAATTAGTAATTTTGAGACATGTTAGATATAGGGCCATCATTcttgaagtgcaatctgggggaaatctgtacTGGGCAGCacaatgtgttttgctttagaGTGCTGGGTGAAACTTGTGAGTCCTGTGTGCAAGCCGGCCCGGCACCGACCACTGCTCATAATGCAAGAAATCAGGATATTTCCAAAATCTACTGGAGCCGTTGTCCAAAGCCTGTAGGCCAACCCGACACCGCCCACTATGGCTACAACACTTATCTgtattgtaaattttgtttttttcgcaGGTGATGAGACGGGCAAGATAGTACTTCAGGATTCCAGAGCAGACAGTACCGGCACCAGACTAACCACTGCCCATACTAGATCTATACATAGGCTATCATTCTCACCAAAGAAGTGAGTATAAGTGTTTGTACAGTGGGACATAATATTGCACCTAAGTTTCGTAATAACACTAACTAATGCACTTATGATAAAGATTTGTTCTGAAAAGCGCGAGTTCTGAGAAGACTTAAGAGCTGgtggcattttttttctttaagacCCTACGCTGTTCAAAAAATGTAAATCAgaagtacatggtgttactgcaaattgTTGACTAACTCCTATGGGTAGTGTTAAAGTCTTACTTGACGTTGCAACTACATTTTTATTCAATACTTGGACAAGGTTCTTCCTTTGAAACATTCCTGGTTATATTCCCAGAATCAGTTTGATGATGAAAAATTGTCTTTGACAGCATGACTAAGACCCTCATTGGAGAGTCTTTAATCCTCTAtggttttaaattaatttattttgatcTTTTGGTACTAAAGACAATCAGAGTACACTGTTCAGAACGCCGAGACCACaacggttcttctcagaatCAACAAGAATCCAAAAGAGttttatacatggttgtacctgcaagtttaatactgaagtttttctttaattttgatACGTATCATGTTGTTTTGTAGCCCATTATGGTTAGCGTCAACATCAGACGATTGCACGGTCGCTGTAACAGAGCTCCAGCCAGAACTCAAACAAATGTAAGTAGAATAGCCTGTCTGTCTCCTTCAAAGTCTTCAACGTTAAGCCTGCAGGTTATGTTTGGTATGTTATGTTTGGCTAGTGGCTAACTAGCATAAATTGGGTTCATTTGTACAACGAATGTAGTCACCGTGACCACACCAGAGGAACAAAGATTATTTGAATGATGGTTACATCAATAAAACCCTTCCTTTGGGTTTCGAATGTTGGAAAATTGATCTTATCACACATTGGTGAAGGGTACAAACCAAATATTAAACTGGAAAAAGTTATTCAGTTTGCAAATTCCGGGGAGATTGGAAAATGACCCTGTTGGAAAAGTTTTCAAGTATGGAAAGTTATGTAGGTTGGAAAGTTATATGGTTTGGAAAATTGTCAAAATTGGATTGCCACCTACTTTGGAAAGTCACCATCATCTTctttaaaatatattatttttttttacaacatcaCAGATACCGGAGTTACAGCCACAATGACTTTGTGCGTGGTGCATCATGGGACCCACTCAGTAACAAACTCATGACCTGTGGTTGGGATaaacaggtcaaaggtcacgacaTCGTGCCAGCAGCAGCTGGAGCCAATGGGCGAGTTTAATAAAAAGTGGAAATATTCCCCTGGAAAATGGCTACAAATCCTGATGAAAGTGTCTCTCGTGTTGATGGCTATTCACGTTGTGGATCCATATTACTCAATTGCTATAATATGAGTGTATTCTTTCCCAAGCTACACCATCTTGTGCAGttaaattgtttgtaatgtCACCCAACTCACTGGCAAATTTACTGATACTAGGAGGTTTAAACATAACTAGCTCAATTTGCCGAAACATTTGCTGATAAACCAGGTGAAGATATGTGGAGATGCCCAGGCAAACTTAATGGGCATTCTGAAAGGTGCTTGGAATAAAAGTTTGTTTGCTGGTTTTAGGGTCACAACATGTACATACTGGTACTTGGAATGTTATAATGATCAACAAATTAGCTGTTCATCAAAGgtgttttgcaaacaaaaagaaaactctAAATCACATGTGTGCATGCTCAGTTTTAAGAGCTTCATGTAAAAATATAAGAAAGCAAATATTATTCAATATATCTCAGTGTTTCAAAGTGCTAAAGAAATTCGTAAATGTAGAATTTTTCGTCAAGCTGTATTCCGAAATACATGTAGTGGCTTCATGTCTAGCTACATTTATCTAACACGTTTGGTTTCCTGCACTCAGTAATGAATGCATACACTGATAAATGAAAGGGGCCAGACTATTTATGCTTCCAGCCACAAAGATTTGAGTCAAGTAGTGTAGCTTTTAGTTATTGTATTTCCTGTGAACACAGTGTAGAAGGATAACTTAATGATGGATAGGGATTgaaaacgtttggtaatttgaaCCTGTTTGTTTCAATACTAGGTTGTAGATATATACCATCAAACTAACGTGGAAAAGTTATGTTCaaacaggaagaataatctgcaattggaatacaTAATCTTAGAAACAttactttcagcaatgcttctcagattaacATTCTTggggtgaaaaagtggtgtcttttttcatattctttatccccgatgcaaatttaacatctattatatcgttgcggtgtccgctgctaaaacataggattcgaactgcctctagctaccgggcaacctcgatagtctagttggtaagacactgctctagaattgcaagggtcgtgggttcgaatcccacccgagtaacatgcctgtgaatttttttcacaggactcggggaaagtaccgagtatacagtgctaacatacatcggtgtatgggtaaaaaaaaaaaaaattaatattcttttccccgatgcaaatttaacatctattataaccGAAGAACTTCAAAGtaacaaatttgtcaaaatgctttatactatccaaagctcctgtacttcttaccaaatAGGTtcttattgccattcatttcagagtcattaccacaCATAATATACAGACTCTTTACTCTCAACTTGAAAACTGCAGTGTAGCAAAACAGCagtttaactttgttttcaatgGATGTACTTGATACCAAGAATACATATTTAATTTGAGTGCAGTCGGCCAGTGTGTCTGCAGCAGCTCGCTGTGTAGCTTAAGGTACATATGGTagctaatattattttattatgccGATAAGGGTAGGTTTATATTcatctttttataaaaaatgtttgGTTAATTTTCgtcatgtttttaaaacatagTACTGTGAAAGAAATTTGAGTGTTTAGGTTGTTTTGATAGACCTGTCAGAcaaaaaattatgttgttaCTATTTGTTGGCAAAAAGTCGGGCCTGaactattaatttgttttcctagACCTTACACTTCTGTACAATTTTGTGTATAAACTGAAGTGTCAGAATAAAttaactgtaaacaaaaacctGTAAATGTGTACATTCTATTGCTCAGTTTAATAAGTCTGGTGGTCTTTCCATTATTGGTGCCGACTCAGAAGTATGGCAGCCAGCAAGAGGCATGGAATCGTAGAgcacatttttttataaacatgatTCTGTAAAAGCCGGTGTGGcatgcaatggacccttcccgtgaaatatgctaatcacattcacgcatgcgtacagaccctgttggttggcagaCGCAGACGCAGACGCGCAATCGAgtgtgcgtcacgcacccattagccatgtacaaaacagtgcaatgttccctcattttgccaaccaaaatgttagtgcgcacgcgctgtgtgcaatttacatattatttcaagggaagggtctattatgtccactatgcaatactatccggaggacattaatgcatatgcaataatctctcctggacggttttgcatatgcaatcgtgtccgcccgaaAAGAGGGGGAAAACAGAAgaggggaaaacaaaatgtatccaTTTAGGGAATTGTAAAGACTGGGGTGCTCCATGGGGAAAGGTATGTAAGAAGACCATAGAAAACTgaagggacaaaggaaagaagaaaagaaTGCTCCACAGGGATGTATTGTTTTAGAATGTGAATCAGCTAGCTGTGTAAGCTTAGAATGCTTACatggagtatgcacgcgcagagGCCAAAAAGCGCAGAGTTCTCTGCTTCCGCCGCAAGCGTTGATTCTCtgcttttgatgaaattgggtcgGTATTGCATGTTATTCACAGGCCTCAAATGGCGACTGTACAGGCTAGTTACCCATAGTAAATTAACTTTGCTTAATGTCTTTTAACTTCTGGTATAAACAAACACTCAAAAGGAAAACTCTAAAATCTTAAATATGCCTTGAGACATTCAAAATATGCCTTGGCTTTTAATTGGTTATGGCATAGTCACATGACTTAGATTCAAACAAGCAATTGGTTAATCCGTGGTCTATATTCAACTTGAGCAAGCTTTTTCTCGGAAGACTGGTATCGGTAACCGTGGCAACAACACGTAGTTCTGgctctttttcaaaataaactttATAAAATCTTATCAATTTGTAATCAACACATCAagacttcaattcaattaataCATTTCAGGAAAATTGAGAATTTCTCTACAATTAAATTtcatttgtacacatttttaaatgTGAAAATCAAATGCAATTTTATCTTAATGTTACTCATACCCAAAGCCTTGGGCTGGACTTCATTGGAGGAGAATACTGTACAAGAAAAATAGTTAAATCACCCATTCTGGAAGACAGTTCATCACTTTAACGaagataaataattaaaaatttccTACCAGCTCCGTCGCCATCACATAGACGCACGACTCCTTCTTAGAAGAAAATAATTCCCCCCTCCCAAATATTTAGAACAAATAAGACAGACAAGTTAATAACGAGAAATATTTTCTACTACActcaaagatgttttttaaactaaaatgcTCCGTTAATCATTTTCACACGAAACCATTTTCCTGTTATAGTTCTAAAaccaatctacatgtacacagatTCTACACAGCCACACCTTCCTTATCCCCAGACAAGTCAGCCTCATGAATATGCACATTAAGAacatgaataaatgaatattcTATTAGAAGAATTATAATATAGTTATCTTAATACTACTCATATTCATAAGATATGCAAGGAGTTGTAGTTGGTGGTCGCGTATTAATGCCCCAGCTCaatttaattaaatattcaaaaacaaGATTTGGTCGATGCATTTAATACTTTTTATGGAAGATACAGTGTCACCATGAATTATGTTTACCCAAAACAAGAAGCACATCTTAATTATTATGTTAAGTTTAAATCTACACGCACTTAAAATAAAATCTACATCTACTCTTATTCCAAGAAACAATTTATTCATTAACAAGAATTCACGATTCAGAATATTGAACACTAAAATCATACATTTAGTGAAAAGCTGTAATTAAATCATTTCGACTCAAACATCCCACAACCTAAGTTTGGCCACAGATATTGAAAGAAACTCAAAATAGAAGTCTCTGAAAGTGAATTGACATGTTGATTGGTCAAATTTAACTGACCACAACCACTCGGAGGGGAAAGATTTggaatcaaaataaaacattttcataTTTCTGTTAAATATACCTTAAAAGTTCTACTTGGATGAAAGCCAGACACTATTCTTTAGATTTCAAAGTGAGTTGTTGTTGCACGGTTACCAGTTTACCGTTAATCCAGTCTAGTGGAGATTAATCCAGAGAGTTTAAGATTGGAATCCAAACTCCCTGGCATCATCGTCGGTGATATCTCCGTAACGCCACAGATTAAGCTGAGgaagaaacaaacaatgaaaaatGCTCATATTAATCATGACCACATTGCCTTATTATGCAAAATTACTTTATGAGGATTTTTTCATATAATTTgtgaaattgttcataattactgaaataaaacagtgtttaaaaaaacaaaaaaaaaccaatcattCGCACACTGTACATGTgcactgtctttaagattttCATTGCAGGAAAAACTTGTAATTTTCTAGTGTTATTTTTATCTCTCTGGAATGCAAGTTTTTGATCTCTATGCATGCAAAGTGTTTTGTTAGTCAAAGAGATTAgacccaaataataaaagactttgagGTCCGAGACCTAAAAGAAACACCAAGCGTGGCCTTTGCGAGCCGAGACATAGACTGGGACCAAAAGACATTAAGCCTCGACAGGAACCACGGCTGGGACCTTAAGATCCAAGACCAATTCATTGAGATGTAATAATCCCCAAAAagaatttgaaaagaaaatcgAGGCAAGAAACCATCAAACTTACATGAGCTTTGAGGGCACTCTGCTGTGCAGCAGTGTACTCATTCACCATCTTCTGTAGACGTTTCTCACGACGCTGTTCAGCCAGCAGGAAGCCGTCGCTCACCAACGCCTTACCCATGTCTTCCTTAGAGTCTGGGTTGATGAGGGAGACGTACTCGGTCGTTCCAACACGGTACTCCATGTTGTACAGGAATTGTTTGTTCAGGACCTCGTGGCTGAAGGCATCGAGGGCGTCCTGCCTGAATTCCTCCTGTGAATTAACAAGTTGGTAAATTATTGTCAAAAAAGTTTCAAGGTAAATTTTACTTTTCAGTTCATTtaaatcaatttatttattttgaaataatttcaagTACTTAAGTTAGATCTAAACTAAagacataataataaatatatagtAATATAATAACTGTTCGTTACAACAATAAATTTAAACACATTAGATAAAAAGGACTGACAAattacataggcctactactaaaaaatatacataaaaccacaataacataaaaacaagattaaaaagacaagttttcaCTTCTTAAGAGTAAagtaaaaacataaaacaagattaaaaagacaagttttcaCTTCTTAAGAGTAAAgtaaaaacataaaacctgAGGACATTAAACTCACAAaaagaaatgtacatgtatatgtaaagATCCTGCTTGGATCGTAAGCTAAAGCTATAATATACATCCCCTCTGCCAAACTGGACCTCAACAGAGGCATAACCAAGCACAATCAAACAACATATCATTAACAGCAAAACAAGCAAAGAGTTATCGGAGGGCATACAAAAACCCAGGAAAATTAAAGCCAATCAAAGTTATTAATTTATATAACAACGGGTTGGCTACAGATCAATCAGAGTAAAAAAGTGAGGACAAAAGGATGGTTAATGCAGAAAATGAAAGTGTGGATTACTGAGAACTGTCAAGCCGGTCAGAAATCAACATTGGTTAAACAGTGACGAACTGGAACACTATATAAAACTATCCAACTCATAAACTAACTAAgctgtaataaataataatattaataataaggaATATTAGGGCGCCAAAttccaccaaaatgaggtgcaCAAGGCGCACAAGAGGGAaaaccacacacagcaaggaaaataagacaaatagaCCAGTTACATATAGGCGAGATTAAACAATGTGGTTTTTAACTTAATCTTGAAAGTATTGAGACTAAAAATGTTGCGGATTTGAAGAGGTAAATCattccagagtgtgggtccagcaTGGGAAAAAGACCTATCTCCCCATGATTTACTACTCCAAGGAACATGTAACATGCAAGTATAAGAAGATTGAAAAGATCGTACAGGATTACACCATGTAcctaaaaa
Protein-coding regions in this window:
- the LOC139940045 gene encoding methylosome protein WDR77-like, which encodes MTTSNIPSSMEKYLDVLQHNRDGSLMLGSSGLTGKFWAGSLWFYEDPGNAPDISKCSAGIQTEAGVTDIQWIDECRVAIASDSGAIEVWQLVNSRSAFRNLFYLYEHDNAVHSISINSNKTRIISGSSDKLIKVWDLATQASVLTLRAHTSKVECITCSPNELEVFLSCSQDGSVLLWDLRKPKPARKLSRPSGTSLPTCTAWKPGETHVFAVGDETGKIVLQDSRADSTGTRLTTAHTRSIHRLSFSPKNPLWLASTSDDCTVAVTELQPELKQIYRSYSHNDFVRGASWDPLSNKLMTCGWDKQVKGHDIVPAAAGANGRV